The Rhinolophus sinicus isolate RSC01 linkage group LG15, ASM3656204v1, whole genome shotgun sequence region TCGAGCCTGCCCCGAGGCCACTGTATTTATCTGTTACATATCCACTTTCCCTGCTAGGGTGCTTGCTGCCTCTTACTCATAACTGCATTTCCTGTACATGGAggattctcaataaatgttatagCTGAAGGAAGGAACTCACCCACACATCCAGACAACAGACAGCCACATTGAGCTCTGCTCTCAGAACACACCTTGTCCTTTCTTTGCTCTTGGTTCAGTCCATAATATTTTTCTTCCGATCCTTTTCCATCTGGTAGACTCCTACTCCTCCCTCAAGGCCTAGCTCACctgtcaccttctctgtgaaaCCTCCCCCAACTGCCCAGGCAGAGTCCACTGCCTCGTCCTCTGGGCTCCTCTGACTCCTGCAGACACCTCAGCTACAGCCCTCCCCTATGCTATCAGGTGGCTGTATTTGTGCACACATCTGTCTTTCCCCCATTGTCTGGGGGATGTTTTACTGCTCTCTGCATCCTCAAAGCCTAAGAGGCACAGGAAGTGTGCACTGAACAACTGACAGCGTCCATCCAAGGATGGGAGCAGAATGAATGGCAGAGGAGAATTTCTGCCCCAACCTTGTCACCCCGCAACCTGCACTGTGCACCATCCTCAGGTAGgttctttcttcctctcaggtctcccttctctcctgagCACTGCACTCAGCCCCCTCGGTTAACCACGTCCATGCTCCACGTGCGGATGGCCGCTTCTCCTGCAGCTGCTGTGCAGGGCACCCCAGCCCCACGCTGGCAGCTGCCCTCGTCTGCCAAGGAGATAACTCCATCGACAGCCAGGCTCAACTCTGGTGTCTTAGCTAAACCCCCTGCCCAGTGTAAGAGAGGAACACTGTGGTGGGAGGTCTGGGTCTCCATGCATTCTATTCCACATCCAGCTACCATCGCAACATGGACACTGAAGTATTCAGTGGCACAACACCTGGTCTAACAAGCAACCCACAGACAAACGTTTCACTTCTCCTGCCCAAGTATAGAAAACACGTTTTATCTGATTCCTTGGACAAATGTGACTGTGAGAAATGCCCTATTGATGTCATGAGAATGAGCCAGTGTTGAGTGCATCCCTAGCGATGACATCATCTGGTTTCCTAACGTCTCATCCTGGCCCCCATCACGCTTCTGAAACTGCCTGTTCAAAGGTCACCTACAGGGCCAGCTTCACAGGCATGTGACCTGTGCAGTTGCACCTGGCGCCACGCCTGCACTCGGTTTTGCGATCTTCTATTGCCATCTTGATATTCATAACAGTCTTTGAACAAGGGcctcctttcatttttctgctgGGCCCTGCAACTGTGTCTGTTTCTGGTCATCTGTAGTCTCTTACAAAATCCAGCAAGGTTTTCCTTCTCAAAGAGGTCTCCACGGCAAATGACCTCAGTCTCCTCTGTGCAAGTCTCTGACATCCCGCTCTTCTGTTCCCTTCCACGACTCAGTGAACATTAACAGAGGGTTGTGTGATGTAGTGGCATGGGCTGCAAATGGCAGGTGGGATCAAGAGACCCTGGGGAATAAGTCATCCCAGCCCTCCTTGGCTCTCAGGCATGAGGGAGAGTGAAAAGGACCCACTGGGGCACCCTGGGCCCCAGCAAACTGAGAGAACCTGAGTCAGCTCTAACCCAAAACATAAAATCAGCAGGAAAGCTTGTAGGCAACACTATCAGACTTCAGGCACCTTGAAGAACCCCTTCCAACTCCTAGAGGAGCCATCTACCAAcagcacagagaacaaactaaaaCTGAACCACAGTGCTGCCCTTCAGGCAAGAGAGCTGCTCTGTGAGGAGCCAAAGACGAGCTGCTCTAGAGAGAGACAAGTTTTCCAAGGAAAAGGCCAAGGCCAGTTTGCTCCCCAGGGAAAAAGGGCGTGGTAGAAGGCCAAGAAGGAGAGCGGGGGAAGAAGGGAGCTGGAGGGAGCCGGCGAGCTGGAGGCAATAGATATGAGATGGGGCCCACCCCAGTTCTGCCCTGCAGGCCTGCCAGACGGGGATCCTTCTGCTTGGCCAGGCTCTGGGCAAGGGACAGAGGTTCTGGGAGGAAGAGTCTCCACCCCAGCTGGGAGAGGAAGAATGGAAGATGGCAACGGCAaagccttggggggggggggccgaGTCAGGGAATGAAATTGGGGCCTTGCCTCCCCGGGCAGAGTTCATCAGGGTCCAGGATCTGCCCTCTCTTGGCATCGTCTGGCCAGGCCATGGCTCAGGTATCTGACACCTGGGGCCCAGAGTCACATGCCAGGAAACTCAACACTCTTGGGCCCCAGCCCCCAACTTCCAGCAGCTATGAGCAAGCAGGACTTCTGGAGGAGGAAGCGGGTCTCCAGAGCGGAGCAGCAGGGAGGCTACTTCCTGGAAGAGGGCAGCCAAGGAGAAAGTTCTCCCACCAACAGGGGTGAGAAgctgggtggaggagggagaggatgagggaggaaggagcaggtgGAGAAGACACAgctggggcaggcagaggggtgGATGCTCCAGGAAAACGGGTGGCTGGGCACAGAGGTGGGGCCTTAGTCACCTAGCCTAGCTGGATGCCCTGAAGTCCTATCACTGATCTGCCCTCTTTGTCTCCTTCACACTAGTGCCAACCGGCCTTCTGGTGCCTACCTGGCCCACCTGGCAGCCACCCAGGTAGGTTGGTGGAAAAAGACTTTAGTCCAATGAGGGACTAAACTTATAAGCAGAAACTTAGAAGCCCCCAGACCCAGAATGACCAATAGGGCCTTGGACCAAGAGACCTCATAGATTAGCCCCCGAATCAGAGACCCTAGAAGAGTCTCAGACACAGGGGATCTGTTACCCAAAGGGCCCGAATGAAGAGCCCTAGACCCCAAAGAGGAAGCAAAGTTCTCACCCAGGCCTGAGAGAGTCCCCAAAGGAGGGGCTGCAGTCCAAAGAGACTCCACAGGGGGACCTCAGAAAGAGACAGCTGGCAGTGGGGAATGGAATGCTCTTGACTCACTCTTCCTTTATCgggctttttcttttccagattctaCTCCACTCCAGGACTATGCCAATCTATGGCCATGCTCCCACCAGCTGGTCACCTCCTGTCCCTCCTGCTGGTGTTGGGCACAGGGGGTACCATGCCCAGCCCCCAGGTACCTCCCCAGGGCTGCTACGTGGCAGAGGAAGCTGGTGAGCGGACGTTCCGCTGCAGCCAGGCAGGCCTGAGTGCTGTGCCCACCGGCATCCCCAACGACACCCGCAAGCTCTACCTGGATGCCAACCAGATGGCATCAGTGCCAGCTGGTGCCTTCCAACACCTGCTTGTTCTGGAGGAGCTGGATCTATCCCATAATGTCCTTGCCCACCTCTCAGGGGCTGCTTTCCAGGGCCTGGAAAGCACGTTGCGGCACCTCGACCTCTCTGCCAACCAGCTGGCCTCGGTGCCCGTGGAGGCCTTCGTGGGGCTGCAGACCCAAGTGAACCTGTCTGCCAACCCATGGCACTGCGACTGTACCCTCCAGGAGGTGCTCAGACAGGTGAGGCTGGTACCGGGCACTGGGACAGGCATCGTGTGTGGCTCGGGAGCCCGACCAGACCTCGTGGGGCAGGAGTTCCTGCCCCTGGCAGGGGAGGAAGAGCTGTGTGGGCCGGGGCGGGGCAGGGCCCGGCGGGGCACTGACGTGGCTTTGCTGGTCACCATGGGGGGCTGGCTGACCCTGGTGGTGGCTTATCTGATCCACTACGTGTGGCAGAATCGGGATGAGACCCGACGTCCCCTCAAGCGGGCCCCTGTGCAGCCGATGCGCTCCGATGGCTCCTCCACCCTCAGCACAGTGCTGTGATGCCAGGTCCTCTCCTCCGGCCCCATGCGCCCACTCCTTCACCTGTGCTCTCTGTGTTCCTCTCACCCCCTCGGCCTCCTCTGCAGCCCCATCGCATCCCCCAAATTCCACCACCCTTCTTCCTCTGTCTCCCCGAAACTCCTGATCTCTCTCAACCAACACTATCTTTGGTGCCTGGAGTTTTTGGTGTCTATTTTTGGTGTCTACTCTGGGCCCAAATTGTTCTAGATTCAGAAGTCCAAAGCGCCCAAGTCCACAGCGGTAGGGAGACGACAGAACAGAGAACGACAGAGGGTGACATGTGTTCCAGCTCAGGAGTAGGAGCAGGCAGCTGTGGGCACACGGAGGGAGACCCTGCCTGGCTGAGGTGATCTCATAGGGTTCGCTGTGCTGTACAGATGTTTGAACTGACTCTTAAAGGATGAGAAGGGCcttgaggagaagagggaggaccTTAGCTGAAAGGTGGTggacaaaagcaaagaagatgGAAAACAACCTGGAATGTCTGGGCAGCAGCAAGACCTACCCGAGGGCTGGAATAGAGGGTGCAAAAAGGGGCGAGGGGAGGGTGGGAACAAGCTGGAGGTGAGGTCAGAAAGTTGGGGTGTGGCCAGATTGACACGGATCCTGTGGgctcctcccctcttctctctcacctCTACTGAGAAGCTCCCCCCTCACTTCTTGCCTCTCTCTTAGCCCCAGGCTCCTCTCCCTGTACTCTCTTTTGGGGAACCCCTGCTTCCTTTCCTAGAGGCTCCCCATCTTTCTGCCTTTGCTTTATACACTGAAGGGTTTCCTGAACTCTTTCTCTTGGGGGTGGTCTCCTTTATACCTGAGATGGAGATGGGTCACTCCTGGAGAGCTGGCGACGGGGGACTGGACTAGGAGGTCTCTCACCCCCAGAACACCACCCCAGGATAACTCAATAAAGTCATTTTTAGTAATGCCCTTGATCTCTTTCTTAATGCTCCTTTTCTTGAAGGTGTGTGGCCTCACAGTGAGGAGTGGGAGGGTGTTGGGACCTtcaccaccacctccactgcCCCTTTGGTGGTGGGTGCTCTTGCTGAGCTGGATGCCaactcctctctcccctcctacCTGGCACTAGCCACTCAGCTCCTGACACTAGAGTCTATCTGCCAGGGATGCCAGGGCCTATGAATTAATGATGCCGGAACTGGAAGGATGGGGAATGGAGGGGgcctggagggaggagggcaaTGTCTGGGCATCAGTCATCAGCTGGCAGTCTCCAGCCTGCTGGAAGGGGCATAGGAAGCAAAGGGAGAGGGAGCTGTTACCCTCTTGGCAATCTTCTTTTCTCTCATCAGGAGTCTGAGCAGGCGATAGGGAGAAACTAGATGTGTTCCAAGTTAATAAAAGAATTCTTGGTGGGGGGTAAAACGGTAGAGACCAAGTTGGCTGAAGCAAGGGGCTGTATGAGCTATTCCTGTCACCAAATAGGCTCTCAAGGGACCCAAAGGGGTCAACACATCCTGTCTCTTGCCCCCGAGAAGGATGATTGGCCCATGTGGCCTCCGTGGAGGACACAGCTGCTTTGGGGAAGCTTATAGGAGCCCCAGTAGAAACTGAAGATAAGCATCATTGAAACAGGGTTCCACTCCGCTTGGGGCAGAGCCTGGGCTGACTGGGTGGCCACTCAAGGAGTAGCAAAGGGGAATGTGTCACCTCCCTGGTCCCTCTGACCCATCCTGACTTCCCTGTCTTCTTTCCAGCACCTTCTCCACCCTTGAGGCCCCTCCCACCACTCCAAGGCTGAACTCCCTCATATCAGCCAGGAAGCCTCCACTTGACTCATCTCAGAAAAACCTGGGACACCGCccccccttccttttctccctggcCTCCCCACTTCCAGGGGTGCTCAGGGAAGGAATTAGGGTGTGAGAAGTTTCAGGCTGCAGCTTTGACCGTCCACCCTAGCCACACCCTGGCCTGGGTCTTGGAATCCTGGCCTGTCCCTATCAAAGCCTCCATCAGTCCTTCCCCTGCCACTCTCAGTCTGCCCCATTCTGCTCACCCACCCCTACTGGAATCAGGCTGGGCCACGTCGCACTGGGGCCTGGGAAATAGACTGTGTAGCCCTGTGGGGGTGGAAGGGTGGGGGCAGGCGGGGCCTCGCCTTGCTACCTTTGGTGCCCATTCCTGGAGCCTCATTGGGCTCCCTGCCATCCTGAGCAGCAGGGACCGAGCCGTTAAGGTCTGCAGAGTCAGCTCCCCTACCCTGTCACTTATCCCCAGTTCTCAGATGAGAAAGGATCCGGGGAGGGAAGTTTTGCCTAGAGGCCTGATCAGGAGGAGTCCCAGAGCCCTGGATAATAAATGTTCCACAGGTTATCTCCATGGCCCCATCTGGCTCAAATTCCTTTTCCTGTCTGGAGTTAGCacaggggaaaaggaagagggaacatGAGTGGGGGCTTGAGGAGGTAGCAGGGGAGATGCTTCATTGGCTCCCCTCCCCAGGGAGAGAACCCCTGCAGGCCAGCCAGTTAGGGTCTCTGAGTCAGAATTTGGTGGGAGGGGGGCTTCAGAAGCTGTAGCTCCAGCTCAGCACATGGCAGGAGACTGGCAAGAACAGGGCCTCCACAGACTCAGAGACACTTGCACCTAGAACAACAGTTGTTGAACCCCTAAGCCCTTCCCTCAGCACCCTGGCCTGTGGGTTGTACTTGTCCACTGGGCAGGCAGGAAGGGGTAGCATAACTGGTTTCACCCCCATCCTTATCTCTGCTAGAGATCAGGGATCATAGGACCCATATTCTGAGATGCCTCCCAGGCCGTGGCAAGGCAGCTGGATGGCCTCATTTTTGCTGCCTGCTTCTGGCCCATCTGCCTGGTACCTATAAAGGAAGAGGGGGAGGCACTAAGTCAAAACCAGCCTCTCCCACTGGGATGCACTGGAGCCAGGTACAAAGCTGTCAGGTGCCAAGAGAGCCCAGCTACACACCTGGTCTAGCTCTGAGGCAAGAACTCGGGAGGCTTGGGGCAGGCCCCTTCTTGTCCTCTCCACGCAGCACCCTGGAGCCAGCAGGCTGTGTGTGAGCGTGGGAAGAGGAGAAGTCCCTCACTCAGCCCTTCCACCACCAGCTTCTTCCTGTCCTACGGAGTAGGGAGTAGCGGAGAACGGAGCCCCCAGTAGGAGGGGGAGAGATATAAACCTAACATCTCAGGGAACTTCCGGGCTAATGGAAGAAACAGGGTCCTTTCTCTTTGAAGAGCTCTGAAACTGGTGAGACCCAAACATACCCCAGACACAGAGACTGAAGCACCTGCAAAGCCTCATTCTCTACAAAAGGAAACGAATAGAGGAGCAAACTGAATATACCAAGGAGCTGAGGGAGGCAGGTAAGGAGCAGCGGATAGGGCACAGCCCCACCCTTCCTGTCTTGGGCTCACGTACAGACATTTCAAGAGCAACACTGAGCTCGTCTGCAGAGTGAGGGCTGCCAACATCAAAGCCAGAAGGAACACGGGTAGCTTATCCCAAGGGGAGGGACTGTGCCTCTCCATTAGACTAAGGGGAGTTCCAACCAAAAACACGTTCATTTCATctctctgggactgtccccaGCAACCTCGCCTGTCTAGGAGGAATGTTGCCCCAACCCAGGGATGAAGCAAACAATGCAGAGCAAGGTGTCCACACTGCCAAAGATGCCACCAcaagtccattcattcattcaacaaacacttgaATTACTACTACGTGGCAGGCACTGCAGGCACAGTGAGGAAGCCATGGTGCCCATCTTTGGGGATCTGACCGATTAGTATATCCTTAATACTAGCCAGGGTGACAAGGTGTGCTCAAGAGCCATGTGAGCCCAGAAGGGTCACCTAAAGCCAACACCAACTAAGGTTCATGTACTTTGCTCACAGGAACACGCGTTCAGAATCCATTTATTTTACCCcgttttaaaatcttattttatataggCTTCTAACAATTTTGGAACTATGGTTTCCTGCGTACAACAAGTTAGAAACAATATATCTGAAGCAGCAAAAAGTATATTATAGATAGTCAGAATAACAGCAGTGACAGCCTGACAGCAGGGAGGGacattatttaaagtatttacaGGAACTCAAAAAAGCACTGCAGTAAGGCCTTTAGTGTCCTCTAAATGGCCCTGTGGGGATAGGGACCTGTGAGCATTGGCAACATGCATATTATTAATCACTCTGACTTTGAGTTACCTGCAGAAAAGATCAAATCTCAGAACATCCACTCTCAGGGACAGGAAGCAGGTGGTGCGTTTGAGAAAGTTTCCCTTCTATCAGGGCTGAAGGAAATAACGCAGAACAATTGTTGGAAATACTCATGCTACCTGGCGGCCTGTCTCCTTGTTCCCTCCTCCCATGGGTCCAAGATTTGCCCCTGGGGCTGTGCAGAGAAAGTCCAGTCTCTCTTGGTCATGACAGCCCCTTGGTTAAGTGATGATGGCTCTGGAGTCTCCAGCACTTGGACTCAGCACATTACGGTTCTTCTCCGTTCATAGCTCTCTGTCCCGTTTAATGTCCTATCACAAATAACAACCCACGTGCCTGCCTCAGGTTCATGGAATCCAGTTTATCTTCTCTGAGTCACAATACTCAATTCTGCACTTATGAGGATTACTATCTTTCTCTTttagaacacaaaataaaaacctcaagTCCCCCTAATAAAACTAATGTTTGAGGTCAACCTTCAATTCTCATTCACTTTTGGGGTCAGGTCAATTTATCATGAAGCATCAATCAAGGCAGGTTTCCTTCCAGGGATGTGTGGAAACAAGCACACAGGCATGTCTGTCCTGTAGAACCAAAAAAAAGACTCCAAGATCACCAAGACTGCACTCTCAGGTCTCCTGGTGAATATCTCTGTCATAGTCGGTGGCAAATGTCAAAACTCCCTGGACATCCAAAACCTCAGCATTGTCACAGGAGATCCaaggtggcagagtagataaacaccatgatagcttccttccatgaacatattaaaattacaactaaattatagaacaatcaacctggaggaccatctgaagtctgggtgaacagaagttttataactaaggatataaagaagccatggcTGGTCccaaaatgggctggtcccaaacctccataTGGTGGTTAAAAATCGGCCTCAgaggttcccccagaggagtgaaggACCCAGCCACACTCCatgaagaggagcccccacaccatctggctgtgaaaaacagtagggattccaaccatccgtgtgggacagaaggctgctggaaacccagacgttctcttaaatggcccatacacagactcactcactcgcaggcactcaccttgagctccagtGGAGGAACGATGACTCGGAGGctgtcagaggcatatggggagCAGACTGAAGTACGTGGCTTTGAGGCCAGGattggaggacagtcgccattttccctgtgtggggtccttgtCCCATGCAGCCAGGCAGATGgccgccatctttaatgtgttcaGCCCACCCCCTACACttccggccaaatctgaatctgattggtctggtgagttccAGGTCTCCTCCCTGCttactcactgggaccctgccccacccaactcccccaacccCGGAgacactttctctgagagcagccagccccgcccacattgcactctttcttggaaaactatcagagtccacaggatCCAGGAGGGTGACGACTGGCCTTGAtgtactctgagacttttcctgagtagctccaggctcagtactggccCCAAACCAGAATGTGCATTAACTGGGTGAGcacaactctttccactctagtgactccctgaaactcTGCCTTACCCAAtttgcatactgcatgaggctttatcagtggctaaactTTAAGGGAGCCAGTAAGTAGCAGCAGCGCCCTGGCAGGTGGCCAGCAAGTGTgttggctttttgcagagctaccccaggcctggtactggtggcagccatcctcagttcacagcatggcctctcccacatgcctccaggtttaacACAGGCAGCGAAAAACcacaaatcactttgtagctcctactaagTAGTAcccggctggtcacaggcagtgggtgacctaggcctgcaccaagaggccccagaaccaacatacctggaggttggcttcagaccaccacagagcaccacccaattagccacacaagcggcacacacaaagggtggtctcaacaggcaccaacagagcctgctggggcaaatcccactcactggggtaagcccctcacacagcagcctgtaagctagggacatggccaaaccccacagccaatcagccttaGGGTCAATCctatccactgatgtgccaatagcaatgaaagctcaactataacgggagggcacacacaacccacagaagggacactcctggagcaggtgaccagggagactgtgccagggccccacagggcacctactacatgaggccacccagccaagactgtgAGACATAatagatctacctcatacatggaacaaacacaaagaggcagccaaaatgaggaaacaaagaaatgcatcccaaataaaagaacaggacaaaactccaaaaaaagaaccaaatgaaatggaggcaagcaacctaccagagacagaattcaaaacaacagttataaggatgctcaaggaactcagtgagaacttcaacaaagaggtagcaagcataaaaaaggacatagaaaccataaaaaataaccagtgagaagtaaaaagtacaataactgaaataagaatgcactagaaggaatcaccagcagactagatgaagtagaggatagAATCAGCGATTTgtaagacaaagtagcagaaaacacccaatcggaacagcaaaaagaaaaagaattcaacaaaatgaggatagtttaaaagacctctgggacaacatcaattgTTGcgacatttgcatcataggggcaccagaaggagaagagagaaagcaagggactgagaacctatttgaggaaataatgactgtaaACTTTCTGAAcccagtgaaggaaatagacatatgatgtctaacaattaagtttgtgaacttgttgcaatgatgttgccaaccttttttgatatcagagggattactcattatgaatttgtaccaactggacaaacagttaaccaagtttactatttgaaagtgctgaaaaggttgcatgaaaaagttagacgacctcaactttttgccaacaattcatggctcttgcatcgcgacaatgcaccagctcacatggcactgtctgtgagggagtttttagccaggaaacaaacaattgtattggaacaccctccctactcacctgatctggcccccaacgacttcttcctttacccaaaggaaagaaaatattgaaaggaatacattttgatgacattcaggacatcaagggtaatacgacgacagctctgatggccattccagaaaaagagttccaaaattgctttgaagggtagactaggcgctggcgtcagtgcgtagcttcccaaggggagtacttcaaaggtgaccatagtgatattcagcaatgaggtatgtagcactttttataggatgagttcatgaacttaattgtctgacctcatacaagcccaggaagcacagagccccaaacaagatgaacccaaacaggcccacaccaagacacattacaattaaaatggcaaaagttaaagacaaagagagaatcttaaaagcagcaatagaaaggcaactagtaacttataagggagcccccataagattatcagctgatttctcaacagaaactttacaggccagaggggattggcaggaagtattcgaagtgatgaaaagaaggacctacaaccaagattactctacccagcaaagctatcatttaaaatcaaaggacagataaagagtttcccagacaagaaaaaaactgaaggagttcatcagcacaccagtattataaggaatgttatcggacttctttaagacaggggggtaaaaaaaagatcaaaattataaataataaaatggcaatagctacatatctatcaataattaccttcaatataaatggattaaaagacatcaaaagacataggagggccaaatggataagaaaacaagacccttacatatgctgcctacaggagaatcacttcagattgaaagacagaaagtaaagagatggaaaaaagatatttcatgaaaatggaaacaaacaaacaaaaaagctggggtagtcatacttataccagacaaaatagactttaagacaaagactataacaagagacaaagaaggacccagtaatcgcacttctggatatttatccaaggaaacccaaacgctacttcgaggggacatgtgcatccatatgttcattgcagcattgtttacaagatgcagaggcagcctgggtgtccatcgatgaaaGAACaggtaaagaggaggtggtacatat contains the following coding sequences:
- the LRRC3C gene encoding leucine-rich repeat-containing protein 3C isoform X2; translation: MPGNSTLLGPSPQLPAAMSKQDFWRRKRVSRAEQQGGYFLEEGSQGESSPTNRVPTGLLVPTWPTWQPPRFYSTPGLCQSMAMLPPAGHLLSLLLVLGTGGTMPSPQVPPQGCYVAEEAGERTFRCSQAGLSAVPTGIPNDTRKLYLDANQMASVPAGAFQHLLVLEELDLSHNVLAHLSGAAFQGLESTLRHLDLSANQLASVPVEAFVGLQTQVNLSANPWHCDCTLQEVLRQVRLVPGTGTGIVCGSGARPDLVGQEFLPLAGEEELCGPGRGRARRGTDVALLVTMGGWLTLVVAYLIHYVWQNRDETRRPLKRAPVQPMRSDGSSTLSTVL
- the LRRC3C gene encoding leucine-rich repeat-containing protein 3C isoform X1: MGPTPVLPCRPARRGSFCLARLWARDRGSGRKSLHPSWERKNGRWQRQSLGGGGPSQGMKLGPCLPGQSSSGSRICPLLASSGQAMAQVSDTWGPESHARKLNTLGPQPPTSSSYEQAGLLEEEAGLQSGAAGRLLPGRGQPRRKFSHQQGFYSTPGLCQSMAMLPPAGHLLSLLLVLGTGGTMPSPQVPPQGCYVAEEAGERTFRCSQAGLSAVPTGIPNDTRKLYLDANQMASVPAGAFQHLLVLEELDLSHNVLAHLSGAAFQGLESTLRHLDLSANQLASVPVEAFVGLQTQVNLSANPWHCDCTLQEVLRQVRLVPGTGTGIVCGSGARPDLVGQEFLPLAGEEELCGPGRGRARRGTDVALLVTMGGWLTLVVAYLIHYVWQNRDETRRPLKRAPVQPMRSDGSSTLSTVL